From Triticum aestivum cultivar Chinese Spring chromosome 4A, IWGSC CS RefSeq v2.1, whole genome shotgun sequence, a single genomic window includes:
- the LOC123086684 gene encoding replication protein A 32 kDa subunit B, with amino-acid sequence MEYLGDGEGTNGNRGLAVSTAGGDDAFAGAVVAAVEDAQRESIALVHYIGREYVDRPNNLVPLTLKQVSMLTPSARHGGALSIHGMPVNTARLLGRVWNRTESSEEISFVLGDGTGSIEAKIWTIDGEYMRALREVRNGDYVVVNGSIRTRDSVMHIRAYSIRLVTNYNEITNHFLHCIYVSLDLQKQLREREMDIRRANLVVASNEQSQAPNGAEKLFGDVLQVFYRPGIVELENGASFSLIQSETGADADQLRTVIGAHVAMGNLFTTIDDDHFKCSFNG; translated from the exons ATGGAATATTTGGGAGATGGCGAAGGGACGAACGGAAACCGGGGCTTGGCCGTGAGCACAGCTGGGGGTGACGACGCGTTTGCAGGAGCCGTTGTTGCTGCAGTCGAGGATGCCCAACGCGAGAGCATTGCACTGGTCCACTACATCGGTCGGGAG TACGTTGATCGGCCCAACAACTTGGTGCCTCTTACTTTGAAGCAAGTTTCCATGCTAACTCCTTCAGCCAGGCATGGGGGGGCACTATCGATACATGGGATGCCTGTCAACACG GCACGACTGCTTGGTAGGGTGTGGAACCGTACGGAATCGTCGGAAGAGATCAGCTTCGTTCTAGGCGATGGCACTGGGTCTATCGAAGCCAAGATATG GACAATAGACGGGGAGTACATGCGGGCGTTACGTGAAGTTAG GAATGGAGACTACGTTGTGGTTAACGGCTCTATAAGGACGCGGGATTCTGTCATGCATATACGAGCCTACTCAATCAG GCTTGTGACTAACTACAACGAGATTACTAACCACTTCCTCCATTGCATATACGTCTCCCTCGATCTTCAGAAGCAG TTGAGGGAGAGAGAAATGGATATTCGTCGGGCGAATCTGGTGGTAGCCTCAAACGAGCAGTCTCAGGCTCCCAACGGCGCGGAGAAGCTTTTTGGtgatgttcttcaagttttctaCCGTCCAGGAATAGT CGAGCTGGAAAATGGGGCTTCGTTCTCTTTGATTCAATCTGAGACAGGTGCAGATGCGGACCAACTCAG GACTGTTATCGGAGCTCACGTCGCTATGGGCAACCTTTTCACCACCATTGATGATGACCATTTCAAGTGCTCGTTCAACGGATAA